A window of the Phragmites australis chromosome 20, lpPhrAust1.1, whole genome shotgun sequence genome harbors these coding sequences:
- the LOC133901420 gene encoding uncharacterized protein LOC133901420: MHQSGHDDSSSDAPLAGSDSEVDLPLLSDGHYRPAVAVASASALQWIPYAEAVCAVLGLVGASHEDLRCRAQQLSRWLSGAAGKPFAAGGARFPEGGLYVCADLPPLGPALQAAQRAIMQVVVRDASHGACY, encoded by the exons ATGCATCAGTCAG GCCACGACGACTCCAGCAGCGATGCGCCGCTGGCCGGCAGCGACTCTGAAGTCGACCTCCCCCTCCTATCAGACGGCCACTACCGCCCCGCCGTGGCTGTGGCTTCCGCGTCCGCGCTGCAGTGGATCCCCTACGCCGAGGCGGTCTGCGCGGTCCTGGGACTCGTGGGCGCGTCCCACGAGGACCTCCGCTGCCGCGCGCAGCAGCTATCGCGCTGGCTGAGCGGCGCGGCGGGGAAGCCCTTCGCCGCGGGCGGCGCGCGGTTCCCAGAGGGCGGCCTGTACGTTTGCGCCGACCTCCCGCCGCTCGGGCCGGCGCTCCAGGCCGCGCAACGGGCGATCATGCAGGTGGTGGTGAGGGACGCGAGCCACGGCGCGTGCTACTAG